The genomic interval TCGGGATTCGGGCCTTGTCGCTACCCCACTGGTCAAGGGCCGCCCGAAGATCGCTGCTTCCTGCGGCAGCCTGTTCCAAGGGAACGCCGGCTACGCTAGCAGCTATCGCCGCGCGGAAGGCCCGCCCGCCCGCAGCCGCACCGCCCGGATGACCGTGGATGCCGCCGCCGGCATTGATCACGACGTCGAAGCCGAAGTCGTCCATAATGTGTGGCACCAAACCAGGGTGAATCCCCGCTGAAGGCACAGGAAAAGCCGGAAGGCAGGGGAGGCGGGTCTTGTCCTTGAGTCGCGAGGCCAGATCCAGGGCCTCGGACCGTTCCAAGGCCATCCCGCCATAAGGGGACGGGAACAGGACCAGGTCGGCCCCGGCCAGACGCATCAGCGTCCCCAACAGAAGTGGCGCAGCGATGCCGTAGTCGCCGGAGGGGTACATGGCCCCAGCCAGCGCCGGGTGGGCCACAAGTGGTACGGTAATCTCCGGGTCCTCGGACAGCCGCTGCAAGAGGTCAAATCCGTAGGGTAGGACATTGATGAGCAGGGCATTCGCTCCCAGGCGCACGGCCCGTCGGGCCTTCTCGGGCAACTGATGGACGGGACCGGTAAGGTTGATGGCGTACAGCACCGCCTGGCCCGTCTCCCGCCGCGCCCGTTCGCCCGCCCGCAGGCACGCCTCCAGGCGCCGCTCAAATGGCGCTTCCGAGTCGTTGAAGAAGATCTCGTCGTCCTTGATCAGGTCCACGCCGCCCAATGCCTGCGGAAAGAACCCCTCGGCCAGCTCAGTAAGTGTAAGCCCAAGGCAGGACTTGAAGATGCTCATAAGCAACGGCCGACCGTGAACCCCGGTTCTTTCGCGTACCCCTTCCACCCCAAGCTTCGGCCCAGCAAAGGCGGCGGCGAAGTGGGGTGGCAGGGTAAGGTCCACCAGGCGGATCTTGCCATCCATAGAGAGCTTGCCGAAGGTACAGGTGAGCAGCGCCGGGAGGTCTGGTGTGAGGTTCGTGAGCGGGTAGGCGATACGGATAAGGTTCCCCTCCACCGTCACCACTCGACCGGCGTGGCGATCCAACGCTTCCTGCCGGGCAGCCGGCAGGCCGGTCCAACTGCCGACGGTCATGCCCAGCGCGATCGTCTCGGCCTTCTTGGCCAGATCACCCGAGGCGGCCAGGCGATAGGTCGCAATAACATAATCTTTCCAGGTGTCGTTCAATTCAGACACTCTGGTCAATTGGCGCAAGGCCCTTGCGTCACCTCCGCCCTGCCGGCAAGAGCAGCGTAGGACTCTTTGACGAGCGATTGCGGATCGATCCCCAGCGCCCGCTGTATCCCTTGGACCTCGTCGGCGACTAACGGCAGCTCTCCCGAGTGATCGACAGTCCCTTGAAGCTCAACAAAGCCGCCCAGCCCCTGCACCTTGTCGAGGTGGATCCGGACATTACCGATCACAAAGGTCTCGCGCCGCTTCGTGACCACTGCACTGACACTGAGCGCCTTGGTGAGTATCGCCTTGAGACCCTCAGGGTCCTCTACCTGATAGAGATCGTAGTGACTTTCCCGCGCCCCGGCAACATCGCCTCGGGCATAATAGATCAGCTCGGCCCCTGACTCTGACGACTCCCGGAGCTTGAAGCGGCCATGGCTCACGCTGAAATAGGTATCGACCTGTCGCTCCGGCCCCTGACCCTCTGCCCCAAGCGACTCGCAACTCTCCCGAAGTCTTGCGAGATCTTCACAGCGCGCTTTCAGCTCGATGTTTAGCATCGGTTAATTCCTCATCGCACGAACCTGCCCCTCGAACCGGGCATCCGGTTCCAGTCGGAACTCCTCCCCGCACTTGCCGCACTTTCCCAACCAGGAGCGATCCGGCTGTCTGGCCAGTGTGACGGCGCCGCAGACTATCTGGCCGGCGATCCGGTGAAGCGTGATAGCGACAAACTGCTCTTCCACTATCTCCCTCCAGGCATCAAGCTATCCCGAGTCCTACGAGTTGCTCCGGGCTTTCACCGCCATGAATCTTGGATATTGAGTACCGCCAGTTCTTCGGTGGCTCGTGGGATCCCACTTACAATCCTCTTTCTGCGTTTAAGGGGCAAATTCGAGCCAAAATCGCCGGAGGGGTTGGCGACTACGGGCGTGTGGCGGCTCGGTGGCGTTCACGTGGCGCTGAGGCGGCTGAGCCGCTGGCGGAGCATGTCATGCTCCTGCCGGATCTGGACGGGCAGCCGCGCGGCAAGCCGGTCGAAGAACAGACCTTGTTCCGCGTGCTCCGCAGCCCAGGCATCGGCATCGATCCTCAACAACTCATCCATGGCGCCAGCGGGCAAACTGAGCCCATCCATCTCCAACGCATCAGATGTGGGAACGAAACCTATGGGAGTCTCGGCGGCCTTGCCCTGACCTTGAACTCGCTCCAGGATCCACTTGAGGACGCGAATGTTTTCGCCAAAGCCGGGCCAGAGGAAGCGGCCCTGTGTATCGGTCCGGAACCAGTTGACGTGGAAAATCGCGGGAGGGTGGGCGATCCGCTGGCCCATGTCGAGCCAGTGGGCGAAGTAGTCGGCCATGTTATACCCACAGAATGGGATCATCGCCATTGGGTCGCGCCGGGTGACCCCGACCGCGCCTGACTGCGCGGCTGTAGTCTCAGAGGCCATGCCGGCCCCGACGAAGACACCGTGCTGCCAACTATATGATTGGTAGACGAGTGGCGCCACCCGAGCCCGGCGTCCTCCAAAGATGATCGCCGAGATCGGGACACCTTCCGGATCCTCCCAGTGAGGGGAGATCGACGGGCACTGCCTGGCGGGAACAGTGAAACGCGAGTTAGGATGTGCGGCCGCCCCCTCCCCCGGCGTCCAAGGATTACCTTGCCAATCAACGAGACCATTGGGTGGTGTCGGGTCTTTTCCCTCCCACCATGGCTCGCCATCCGGCGTCACGGCCACATTGGTGAAGATCACATTTCTGTCGATCGCCGCCAGCATGTTCGAATTCGTCTTAACGCTGGTGCCGGGCGCGACACCGAAGAACCCGGCCTCCGGATTGATGGCTCGCAGCCGACCGTCGGGCCCGACGTGCAGCCACGCGATGTCATCGCCCACGGTCCACACCTTGTAGCCCGAGAGCTGGAGAGGGGCGACAAGCATTGCCAGGTTGGTCTTGCCGCAGGCGCTCGGAAAGGCGGCCGCCATATAGGTGACCTGCCCTGACGGATCTTCCACTCCGATGATCAGGGTGTGCTCAGCCAACCAGCCCTCCTCTCGACCGATCCAACTGGCGATACGAAGGGCGTGGCATTTCTTTCCCAGCAGGGCGTTGCCCCCATACCCTGACCCGATGCTCCAGATGAGACGCTCCTCGGGGAAGTGAAGGATAAAACGGCGGTCCGGACTCAGGTCCCCAAGCGAGTGCAGGCCACGGACAAAACTGTCTGATTCGCCAAGCCGCTCAAGCGCGACCTTTCCCATGCGAGTCATGATCCGCATGTTGACGACGACGTAGGGGCTGTCCGTAATCTCCACGCCGATCTTGCTGTAGGGAGAGCCGGCCGGGCCCATAAGATAGGGGACGACAAACATCGTCCGGCCTTTCATGCTGCCCTCAAAGAGCTTCCCGACTTGCGCTCGCGCCTCTTTGGGCTCCATCCAGTTATTGGTGGGGCCGGCGTCCTCCTTTCGAGACGTACAAATGAAGGTCAGGTGTTCGGTCCTGGCGACATCCGACGGATGGCTCCGATGTAAGTAACATCCGGGGTAGCGCTGATGGTTCAGTCCAATCAAGGTCCCATCCCGTAGCATCCCCTCAATCAGGACCTGATACTCCTCCTCTGACCCATCGCACCAATGGATGCGGTCCGGACGGGTTATACTCGCCACCTGATCCACCCACTGCTCTAACGCTCTATGCTGAGGCATCGGGTCTCCTTCGTGTCGTGCATCATAAATACTTTTACGTTCCGTTCGTGGTGAGCTGGTCGAACCATGAACGGAACCCATTGAAACACTTCACCCTTTCGACAGGCAAGGGCGAACGGAATGTGTAAAGAAGCGTTGGATGTGCTACACCAGCAAGTCAATTTTCGATAACAATAAAATGGCTCCCGGGGTAGGACTCGAACCTACAACCTAGCGGTTAACAGCCGCTCGCTCCACCGTTGAGCTACCCGGGATCAATAACAGCTTTAAGAACAGCTTTCAGCGGTCAGCTATCAGCCAGAGACTGACAGCTGAAAGCGTTGTTGTAATTTAGCGCACCCGATGAGTGTGAGCAACCACTTTCTACTCCGCGAGCGTCAGATCTCGCGTCGCCCCTCCAATGCCTTGGAAAGGGTTACCTCGTCGGCGTACTCCAGGTCGCTGCCCATTGGTAGGCCGCGAGCGATTCGCGTGGCCCGAACGCCTAACGGTTTCAACAGGCGCGAGAGGTACATCGCTGTCGCCTCGCCCTCGACGTTCGGATTCGTGGCCAGGATGACCTCTTTAACCTCCCCTCCCTCCAGGCGCTGCAGAAGAGCCTTGGCCGTGAGCTGTTCAGGGCCGCGTCCCTCCAGTGGCGAAAGTGACCCTCCCAGCACGTGGTACCGCCCCTTGAAGCTCGCGGTCTTCTCGATGGCCCAGAGGTCGTTCGCCTCCTCCACCACGCACAGCGCCGATCCGTCTCGATTTGGGTCGGAGCAGATGTTACATTGGTCGCTCTCAGAGATGTTGTAGCAGACCGCACAGCTCTGGATCCGATCCTTCAGCTCGATGATGGCCTGGGCCAACGCCACCGCCTCCTCCTTGGTGGCTTTGAGGAGATGGAAGGTCAGGCGTTGGGCGGTCTTGGGGCCGATGCCGGGAAGGCGGACCAGCTCACCAATCAGCCGAACCAGGGTAGGGGCATAGCGGGCCACGGCTGCTCTACACCAGCCCCGGGGGCAGTCCCAACCCGCCGGTCAGCCGACCCATCTCCTGGCTCAGCAGCTCGCGAGCTTTTCGGAGTGCCTCGTTCGCCGCCGCCACAACGAGGTCCTGCAGCATCTCCAATTCATCCGGGCCGGAGACCTCTGGATCGATCTTCACCTCGACAACCACGCCCTGACCGTTGCATACGACGGTGACCATCCCGCCGCCTGCGGTCCCTTCAACCCGTTTCGTCGCAGCCTCCGCCTGAATCCTTTCCGCCTCAGCTTGCATTCGCTGCGCCTGCTTCATCAGGTTCCCGAGGTTCTTCATCTTATTCTCCTGTCACGCCCTATTCGGGCTGTTTCGCTTTGACCCGAACGACTTGGCCGTCAAATAGCTCCATAGCTCGCTGCACCAGGGGATGACCCCGCAGCGCCTCCTGATCGGGTTGCGCCATCTGCGGCTCCGGGACGGTCGTCTGTTGGGTGTCCCGTGCTTCGCGGTGAGCCTCGCCAGACCGCGGAGGCTGACGCAACTCGCCCTGGCCTGTGGTGAGCCCGGCCGAATCGCTCCTCGCGGGCACCTTGCTTGGACTGCCGAATCGAAACTCAACCGTCAGGGGCCGCCCAAAAGCTTCGGACGCGGCTTCGGTCACAAGACGCCGGTTTTCACGGTCGTCCAGCGTTGATCGCGCAAAGGTCGTCCCGTTTTCCAGCATGACAATGAGCCTGCCTCCCTCAAGCGTCACATCCTTGGCCGCGGTGAGCAACGCGGCGAGGGACCGCTTCTTCCGTTCCAGCAGCCGCGTGGTGCGGGCCCAGCCTTCCTGCGGACTCTTGGCGCTGTCGGCCGGAGGAGGGGGTGGTGCTTCGACTGGGGGGCGGGGGGCGGGGGGCGGAGTAGCGGGGGCGGGGGCAAACACGGGGGTCGGCGATGGCCCCGGGCCGGTTGCCCGCCCGGTCAGCAACTTCTCCTCCAGGGTGGACAGGCGCTCCAGGAGCACCTCAAGGGTTTGCAGCGACCGGGCCTCTGTCGCCTCGACAAGCGCCATCTCCAGGACAAATCGCGGCTGGGGAGCACGTCGCATCTCGAACTCGGCCCGGCTCAGGACCTGAAAAATCGTTTCGATGTCTGCGAGTGTCATGGCCTCGGCTTGCGAGCGAACCGTTTCCGGTAGCACGCGGCTCAACTGAAGTAGGGGGGTGGGGTTTTTGCTCACCTTCGAGACCATCAGGTCGCGCAGGTGAGCCAGCAGTTCCTGGCAGAACCGCTGAAGGTCGTCTCCCCGGGCGCTGAGCGACTCAACCACCGCCAGGGCGAGGCTGCTGTCACGCTCGATGATCGCCTGGGTAGTCTGCGCCAGCAGCTCCCCTTCCACCAGCCCCAACACGACCGCGACGTCGAGCTCGCTCACCTCATTGCCGCTATAGGCAATGGCCTGGTCCAGAAGGCTTTGGGCGTCTCTGAGGCTCCCCTCTGCGGCGCGGGCAATTGCCATCATGGCGCCGTCCGAAACGGTAGCCCCTTCCTCGCGAGCGATCTGCTGAAGCCGCGGGAGGATCTCTCCTGGTCCCAACCGCCGAAAGTCATGGCGCTGGCAACGCGAGAGAATGGTGGGCGGGATCTTGTGCGCATGAGTGGTCGCCATGATGAAGACTACCCCGGGGGGCGGCTCCTCAAGCGTCTTCAGTAACGCATTGAAGGCCGGCTCGGTCAGCATATGGACTTCATCGATAATGATTACCTTGTGCTTGTCGCGCGACGGGGCATACCGCACGATCTCACGCAACTCCCGGACCTCGTCGATCCCCCGATTGGAGGCGCCGTCGATCTCCAGGCAGTCGAGTGAGCGGCCCGTCGCAATCGCAGTGCAGTTCGCGCACTCGCTACAGGGATCGGGCGTACGGCCCCGCTCACAGTTCAGGGCTTTCGCCAGGATGCGGGCGGTCGTCGTCTTCCCGACCCCGCGCGGACCCGTAAAGAGCAAGGCGTGCGCAACGCGATCTTTGGTGATAGCGTTCTTCAGGGTCTGCGTGACCGGCTGCTGGCCCACCACCTCATCGAAGTTCTGGGGTCGCCATCGCCTGGCGAGAACGAGATATGACATCTGAGATCCAGGGTATAGGGTTTAGGGTCTAGGGTGGAGAGGGTAGGGGATAGGGCTCAGAAGGTGTCTGCCTTGCTAAACCCTAAACCCTTTACCCTCTACCCTGCATTTCTTGGCCGTGCACCCGCCGTCGATCGCGGCTGCCGGGCTGTACCCGTGACCGAGGCTACGGCCGAGCTTCCCCGCGGCACAGGAGCCTGTTCGTTTACCGCTGCTTCCTTCCGGATCTGGCGGGGTTCACAAACTCTCCTTGCGCGGGACTCGACCATCGTCACCACGATCACAGGTCATCGCTCGAAGGCTTTAAACCTCGGGCGGGGATTCGATCCCGCTAGAGCGGATTGCGGGTACAGGGCACCGCTAACTCCCCATCTAGCACGGCCAAGTCTATTCCTGTTCATGACAACTCATGCTGCATCAGGCCGGCTTCCATCAACCGCTTGGCGTATTCTGCAATCCCTCGATCGATCGGATACTTCGGAACATATCCTAGTTCCGCGCGCGCGCGAGTCACGTCGGCCTCGGTGTGCGGCTGATAGAATGGGTACGGGTTATCGAAGTAGTCGGGATCGTGGTCAGTCCCCAGGGCTTTATTCAGGAGCGCAACGACCTCGTTGAACGAGGTGGGACGCCCGGAGCCGACATTATACACGCCGCTATGATTAGCCTCTGCGGCCAGCAGGGTCGCCTCCACTACGTCTTTGACGTACACAAAGTCACGTTGCTGCTCTCCGTATTTAAAGATCCGCGGCCGCTTGCCCGCTCGAATCTGCTCCGCCAACTGATAGATCATGCTGGCCGCCGCACCTTTATGGACTTCGCCTGGCCCGTACACATTGAAATACCGGAGCCCGACGGCTCTACAGCCTCCTGAGGTATCAGTGTAGCGCCGAGCCAGATTCTCCAGGAG from Candidatus Methylomirabilis limnetica carries:
- a CDS encoding phosphoenolpyruvate carboxykinase (GTP), translating into MPQHRALEQWVDQVASITRPDRIHWCDGSEEEYQVLIEGMLRDGTLIGLNHQRYPGCYLHRSHPSDVARTEHLTFICTSRKEDAGPTNNWMEPKEARAQVGKLFEGSMKGRTMFVVPYLMGPAGSPYSKIGVEITDSPYVVVNMRIMTRMGKVALERLGESDSFVRGLHSLGDLSPDRRFILHFPEERLIWSIGSGYGGNALLGKKCHALRIASWIGREEGWLAEHTLIIGVEDPSGQVTYMAAAFPSACGKTNLAMLVAPLQLSGYKVWTVGDDIAWLHVGPDGRLRAINPEAGFFGVAPGTSVKTNSNMLAAIDRNVIFTNVAVTPDGEPWWEGKDPTPPNGLVDWQGNPWTPGEGAAAHPNSRFTVPARQCPSISPHWEDPEGVPISAIIFGGRRARVAPLVYQSYSWQHGVFVGAGMASETTAAQSGAVGVTRRDPMAMIPFCGYNMADYFAHWLDMGQRIAHPPAIFHVNWFRTDTQGRFLWPGFGENIRVLKWILERVQGQGKAAETPIGFVPTSDALEMDGLSLPAGAMDELLRIDADAWAAEHAEQGLFFDRLAARLPVQIRQEHDMLRQRLSRLSAT
- a CDS encoding class IV adenylate cyclase, which gives rise to MLNIELKARCEDLARLRESCESLGAEGQGPERQVDTYFSVSHGRFKLRESSESGAELIYYARGDVAGARESHYDLYQVEDPEGLKAILTKALSVSAVVTKRRETFVIGNVRIHLDKVQGLGGFVELQGTVDHSGELPLVADEVQGIQRALGIDPQSLVKESYAALAGRAEVTQGPCAN
- the dnaX gene encoding DNA polymerase III subunit gamma/tau, which codes for MSYLVLARRWRPQNFDEVVGQQPVTQTLKNAITKDRVAHALLFTGPRGVGKTTTARILAKALNCERGRTPDPCSECANCTAIATGRSLDCLEIDGASNRGIDEVRELREIVRYAPSRDKHKVIIIDEVHMLTEPAFNALLKTLEEPPPGVVFIMATTHAHKIPPTILSRCQRHDFRRLGPGEILPRLQQIAREEGATVSDGAMMAIARAAEGSLRDAQSLLDQAIAYSGNEVSELDVAVVLGLVEGELLAQTTQAIIERDSSLALAVVESLSARGDDLQRFCQELLAHLRDLMVSKVSKNPTPLLQLSRVLPETVRSQAEAMTLADIETIFQVLSRAEFEMRRAPQPRFVLEMALVEATEARSLQTLEVLLERLSTLEEKLLTGRATGPGPSPTPVFAPAPATPPPAPRPPVEAPPPPPADSAKSPQEGWARTTRLLERKKRSLAALLTAAKDVTLEGGRLIVMLENGTTFARSTLDDRENRRLVTEAASEAFGRPLTVEFRFGSPSKVPARSDSAGLTTGQGELRQPPRSGEAHREARDTQQTTVPEPQMAQPDQEALRGHPLVQRAMELFDGQVVRVKAKQPE
- the recR gene encoding recombination mediator RecR — translated: MARYAPTLVRLIGELVRLPGIGPKTAQRLTFHLLKATKEEAVALAQAIIELKDRIQSCAVCYNISESDQCNICSDPNRDGSALCVVEEANDLWAIEKTASFKGRYHVLGGSLSPLEGRGPEQLTAKALLQRLEGGEVKEVILATNPNVEGEATAMYLSRLLKPLGVRATRIARGLPMGSDLEYADEVTLSKALEGRREI
- a CDS encoding 2,3-diketo-5-methylthiopentyl-1-phosphate enolase; the protein is MNDTWKDYVIATYRLAASGDLAKKAETIALGMTVGSWTGLPAARQEALDRHAGRVVTVEGNLIRIAYPLTNLTPDLPALLTCTFGKLSMDGKIRLVDLTLPPHFAAAFAGPKLGVEGVRERTGVHGRPLLMSIFKSCLGLTLTELAEGFFPQALGGVDLIKDDEIFFNDSEAPFERRLEACLRAGERARRETGQAVLYAINLTGPVHQLPEKARRAVRLGANALLINVLPYGFDLLQRLSEDPEITVPLVAHPALAGAMYPSGDYGIAAPLLLGTLMRLAGADLVLFPSPYGGMALERSEALDLASRLKDKTRLPCLPAFPVPSAGIHPGLVPHIMDDFGFDVVINAGGGIHGHPGGAAAGGRAFRAAIAASVAGVPLEQAAAGSSDLRAALDQWGSDKARIPKEFPI
- the rfaD gene encoding ADP-glyceromanno-heptose 6-epimerase is translated as MESALITGGGGFIGSNLALELERRYPDIRVTIIDDFRSGEFSNLVGFRGDLVAQDLASLDLLSRFRPGEFQVVFHLASITDTTVTDARQMIWSNVEGFRRAAEFARLSGTPLIYASSAAVYGVCRSGRMQEDQAARPANVYGFSKTLLENLARRYTDTSGGCRAVGLRYFNVYGPGEVHKGAAASMIYQLAEQIRAGKRPRIFKYGEQQRDFVYVKDVVEATLLAAEANHSGVYNVGSGRPTSFNEVVALLNKALGTDHDPDYFDNPYPFYQPHTEADVTRARAELGYVPKYPIDRGIAEYAKRLMEAGLMQHELS
- a CDS encoding YbaB/EbfC family nucleoid-associated protein; protein product: MKNLGNLMKQAQRMQAEAERIQAEAATKRVEGTAGGGMVTVVCNGQGVVVEVKIDPEVSGPDELEMLQDLVVAAANEALRKARELLSQEMGRLTGGLGLPPGLV